The genomic DNA TGAAAATGGCGGAAATCGACGGCATGCAATTGTTCGAGAACAGCCGGGCATTGCATCCCGAGATGAAGACCATCGTGATGACGGCGTTCAGTTCGGTGAAGGACGCGGTGGAGGCGATGAAGCGGGGCGTGTACGAATATTTGACCAAGCCGCTCAATCTCGACGAGCTGTTCGTCATCATCAAAAAAGCCGAGGAGGAGCAGCGCCTGCGCCGGGAAAACGAGGAGCTGCGCGACCGTCTGCAGCAGCAGTACCGCTACGAGGGCATCATCGGCAAAAGCCCGGCGATGCAGCAGGTTTTTCGCACCATCGCCAAAGTCGCCCGCAGCCAGGCCACCGTGTTGATTCGCGGGGAGAGCGGCACGGGCAAGGAACTGGTGGCGCGCGCGATTCACTACAACAGCCCGCGCGCGGCCGGGCCGCTGGTGGAGATCAGTTGCAGCGCCTTCCCGGAAACCCTGCTGGAGAGCGAGCTCTTCGGCTATGAAAAAGGCGCGTTCACCGGCGCCACGGCGCGCAAACTTGGCCGCGTGGAGCTGGCGCATGGCGGTACCATTTTTCTCGATGAAATCGGCGACATCTCCGCCAGTGTGCAGACCAAGCTGCTGCGCCTGCTGCAGGAAAAAGAGATCAGCCGCCTGGGCAGCACCGAATCGATTCGCGTCGATGTGCGCGTCATCACCGCCACCAACCGCGATCTCGAACAGGCGATCCTGAACAGCCAGTTCCGCGAAGATTTGTATTACCGCCTGAATGTCATCCCGATCTTCCTGCCGCCGCTGCGCGAACGCCTGGAAGACGTGCCGCTTTTGATCGACCATTTCATCAAGCAGTACAGCGCCGCCAATCACAAGTCGGTCACCGGCATGTCGGAGGAGGCGTTGCAGATGTGTCTGAACTATCACTGGCCCGGCAACGTGCGCGAGCTGGAGAATGCCATTGAGAACAGCATTGTGCTGGGCGAGGGCGACACCATTCTGCCGGAGCATCTGCCTTTCACCGTCAGCATGCGTGCCCGGCCCTATGCCGGCGCCAATTCCTTCATCGCCAGCGGGCAAACCTACCGCGAGAAGATGGAGGCTGCGGAAAAACTGGTGCTGGAGGATGCCATCCGTCGCGCGGGGGGCAACAAATCCGAAGCGGCCAAGCGCCTGGGCATCAGCCTGCGCACGATGCGCTACAAGATTCACAAGTACAAGCTGTAACCACCCGCCGCTCCCCCAACGCCGTGGCGGTGGAATTTCCCCTGTCGCCGCGTTTTGTTTTTTCCGTCCCGCGCCCGCCGCCATTTCCCGCCTTGCTTCTTTGGGAAAAATTGATTAGTTGTCGCCAGCGTTCCGATCGCCGTCGCTGTTGGACGAGGAAACATACGCGACCAGCGAAAAGGAATGGGGCGTGCCCGGGTGGCCGGCAGCGGCGCATTTGCCGCAGGACAAAGCCATCTAGCTTCCCTTGGCGCAAAGATTGTGGAACCGTGCTCAGCGCAGCGGAGCACTTTGGCAGTCCCGCCGCTGCGCGCGTGGGCGGATGCGGAAACTGGACGAACCGCGGCGGCCTCCCTCCCGTGCGGCAGGGCTGTGAAAAACTCTCATTCCGGAGCCTCTCATGTCACCTCTCAATGCGGGCGTTCTGGTTGCCCGCGTTTTACAGCAGGCTGGTGTGAAAAATCTTTTCACCCTGTGTGGCGGTCACATCGCCCCCATTTATCTCGCGGCGGCCAGGCTGGGGATGCGCGTGATCGACACGCGCCACGAGCAGGCGGCAGCGCATGCCGCGGATGGCTGGGCGCGGCAGACGCGCACCCTGGGGGTGGCGGTGGTCACCGCAGGGCCGGGCGCCACCGATGCCGTCACGGGCGTCGCCAATGCCTTCTTCGCCAACAGCCCGGTGTTGATCCTGGCGGGCGCGGCGCCGGTGAAAGAGTCCGATCGCGGCGCTCTGCAGGAGATGAACCAGCTCGAGCTGTTCAAGCCCATCACCAAATGGGCCCGCCGCGTCACCGATCCCGAGCGCGTGGGTGAATACGTGGCGGCGGCGGTGCGCCAGGCGTTCGCCGGCTTGCCCGGCCCGGTTTATCTCGAATTGCCGGTGGATGTTTTGCTGGCACCGGTCAAACCGGAAGACCTGCAGCGATCCTATCCGCTGTTCACCGCCGAACCGGCTGCCGCTTCCAGCGACGGCGTCATGATCGCCGCCAGTTTGCTCAATGCCGCGCATGCGCCGGTGATCCTGGGTGGCAGCAATGTGTGGTGGGATGAGGCGCACGAGAGCCTCGAACGTTTCGCCGCCAAACTCAATGCCCCTGTTTTTCTCAATGGCCTGGCGCGCGGCTGCCTGGCGCCGTCGCACCCGTTGTTCTTTCAACACGCCCGCAAAGCCGCCTTTCAAAAAGCGGACGTCATCGTTGTGATCGGCACACCGCTCGATTTCCGCCTGGGCTATGGCAGGTTCAATGCCAAAGCCAAAGTCATTTTGATCGACAAAACCGATGCGCATTTCGGCCAAAACCGGCCGCATGACCTCGGCCTGACCGGCAACTTGCATCTCGTGCTGCAGCAGTTGACCGAGACCATTCATCCGGTGGCGCTGCGGCAGGAGTGGTTCGACCATTTGCGCCAGGTCGAGCAAAGCGAACAAGCCGGCCTGGAGAAAATGATGCAAAGCGACAAGCTGCCGATGAACCACTATCGTCTGCTTGCCGAAGTGATGAAGGTCGTGGATGAAAACACCATTGTGGTGGGTGATGGCGGCGATTTTGTGGCCTGTGCCTCGCGCGTCGTGCCGGTGCTGAAACCGGGAAATTGGATGGACCCCGGGCCGTTCGGCTGCCTGGGTGTCGGGCCCGCGTTTGCGCTGGCCGCCAAGCTGGCCAAGCCCGATCACAAAGTTCTGATCCTGCACGGCGACGGCAGCTTCGGCCTCAACGGCATGGAATTCGACACCGCCATTCGGCACAAGCTGCCGATTGTCTCGGTCATCGGCAATGATGCGGGCTGGGGCCAGATTCGCAATCCGCAGGTGGCTTTGCTGGGCGAACAGGCCTCGGTCGCCACCGACCTGGCAGAGACGCATTATGAAAAAGTGGTGGAGGCTCTGGGTGGTTATGGGGAATGGGTGGAAAAGCCGGAAGAGGTCGTGCCGGCGTTGCAGCGGGCATTTTCGGCGGGCGTGGCGGCGTGCCTCAATGTGCGGATCGACCCCGCCACCTTGCGCGGCACAGTCGATTTGATGCGCGGCTTGAGTATTTGAGTTCCAGTCTGCCGGCCGGCCGCCCGGGGGAATCGGGTCTGCTCCCCACGGCGGTCGGCCTCAGCGCCAAAACAAAATTTTCCCTGCCTTGCTGATATTTCCCGCCTGCAGGCGATAGTAATAAACCCCGCGCGCCACCAGGTTGCCGGCCTCATCTCTGCCATTCCAATACACACGATGCCTGCCCCGGGCGTTGTCGCCCTCGAACAGGGTGCGAACGCGCTGGCCGAGCAGATTGAAGATGGCGAGCTCGACCCGCGCCGGTTGCGGCAGAAAGAAAACGATGGCGGTCGAAAAGCGAAAAGGGTTGGGATAACCCGCCGCCAGCTCCAGGCTGCGCAGCGCACGTGTGCCGGCAACTGCCTTGACCTCCGCTGAAGGCGCGCTGTGATGGCCGCGATCATCCACCGCGATCAGGCGGTAAAAGTAGACCTTTCCCGCCGTCACCTCGAGATCCTCATAGCTGGAATCCGACTTGGCAACCCAGGCGAAGGGATGCACCGTGCCGGGAATGGTGTCGCGGCAGACGATATAGCAGCACAGGTCACTTTCCTGGTTGGGCGTCCAATAGAGTTGGATGGCGGCTTGCGGCAGGACGATGTGCGGGGCGGCGCTGAGGCACAAGGCCAGCAGCAGGCGTGAAAGCGTCATGTGAAAGGGGCTTGCCATTCCGTTGACAGTACCGACTTCGGATTGTGAAAAAAGCATCAGAAGATAGCAATCCCGGCCGGAATTGCAAGCCCGACTTCATGTTTTCATTTTTGCAGCAGCATGGCCTGCTGCTGCACAACGTTGCCCACGGTCAGGCGCGCGAAATAGGCGCCCGAGGCCACCGGCCGGCCTCTGGCATCGCGGCCGTTCCAGGTGACGCGATACTCGCCCGGCACTTGTGTGGCCTCAACCAGGGAGGCAACTTCCCGGCCCTGGGCATCATAAACCGCGAGCCGCACCGGCGCCAAAGTCTCGACGTGATAAAGCAGCGTGGTGGCGGGATTGAAGGGGTTGGGATAATTCACCAAAATTTTCGACCGCAGCGGGAGCGCAACATTGCGCTCTGCCACCGCAGTGCGCGGAGAGGCCACCCGTGTGGCGAGTTGCATGGCTGCGGCGATATTGCCCCAGTCATAAACGTGCACCGCCTTGTCGGAGTGCACCGCGTAAAAGGAACCGTTGGGCAGATCGGGCAGGGCGGCCTGGGTCAAAGTCGTGCCGTCCGTCCCCGTGGTCTCGCCGGTAAAGTTGCCCAGCGGGGCCAGGGTGCGGCGGTCAAACACTTCAAACTCCGTGGGGCTGGCGTTTTGGTCGGCAATGATGAGGTAGCCATTGCCGCCGCCCAGATCATACAGCACCATACCCTCCGGATCCATGACGAACAGGCCTTTGCCGAAGCGCTGCTGCAAGTTGCCCTTCAGGTCATAAACCATCACATCGCTGGCTTCGCTTTCATCGCAGAGCAGGACGCGCCGGTGCACCGGGTCGATCAGGATGGATTCCAAAACGCCGGCGGCATTGAAAAAGAAGTCGAGCTGAGCGGTGAGACTTTCTCCGTTGGCGGAGAGGTTGTAAACATAAACGCGATCCGGCGAGGTCCCGGTTTCGGTGATCCAGGCCTGCAACTGGCTGCCCCGCCAATACAGCGCGATGCCGTAGGGCTCTTTCAGCT from candidate division KSB1 bacterium includes the following:
- a CDS encoding thiamine pyrophosphate-binding protein — protein: MSPLNAGVLVARVLQQAGVKNLFTLCGGHIAPIYLAAARLGMRVIDTRHEQAAAHAADGWARQTRTLGVAVVTAGPGATDAVTGVANAFFANSPVLILAGAAPVKESDRGALQEMNQLELFKPITKWARRVTDPERVGEYVAAAVRQAFAGLPGPVYLELPVDVLLAPVKPEDLQRSYPLFTAEPAAASSDGVMIAASLLNAAHAPVILGGSNVWWDEAHESLERFAAKLNAPVFLNGLARGCLAPSHPLFFQHARKAAFQKADVIVVIGTPLDFRLGYGRFNAKAKVILIDKTDAHFGQNRPHDLGLTGNLHLVLQQLTETIHPVALRQEWFDHLRQVEQSEQAGLEKMMQSDKLPMNHYRLLAEVMKVVDENTIVVGDGGDFVACASRVVPVLKPGNWMDPGPFGCLGVGPAFALAAKLAKPDHKVLILHGDGSFGLNGMEFDTAIRHKLPIVSVIGNDAGWGQIRNPQVALLGEQASVATDLAETHYEKVVEALGGYGEWVEKPEEVVPALQRAFSAGVAACLNVRIDPATLRGTVDLMRGLSI
- a CDS encoding sigma-54 dependent transcriptional regulator, whose translation is MARILIAEDDRNTLSGLVQILTQEGHEVTGVESGRKAMRCLEREKFDILLTDLKMAEIDGMQLFENSRALHPEMKTIVMTAFSSVKDAVEAMKRGVYEYLTKPLNLDELFVIIKKAEEEQRLRRENEELRDRLQQQYRYEGIIGKSPAMQQVFRTIAKVARSQATVLIRGESGTGKELVARAIHYNSPRAAGPLVEISCSAFPETLLESELFGYEKGAFTGATARKLGRVELAHGGTIFLDEIGDISASVQTKLLRLLQEKEISRLGSTESIRVDVRVITATNRDLEQAILNSQFREDLYYRLNVIPIFLPPLRERLEDVPLLIDHFIKQYSAANHKSVTGMSEEALQMCLNYHWPGNVRELENAIENSIVLGEGDTILPEHLPFTVSMRARPYAGANSFIASGQTYREKMEAAEKLVLEDAIRRAGGNKSEAAKRLGISLRTMRYKIHKYKL
- a CDS encoding T9SS type A sorting domain-containing protein produces the protein MTLSRLLLALCLSAAPHIVLPQAAIQLYWTPNQESDLCCYIVCRDTIPGTVHPFAWVAKSDSSYEDLEVTAGKVYFYRLIAVDDRGHHSAPSAEVKAVAGTRALRSLELAAGYPNPFRFSTAIVFFLPQPARVELAIFNLLGQRVRTLFEGDNARGRHRVYWNGRDEAGNLVARGVYYYRLQAGNISKAGKILFWR
- a CDS encoding phytase, whose translation is MPKLFLAALLSASAVSVTLHREMDRPPDGNGVLDSVALWVAPNPAETMLFTTDKTENTVLLHNPLTGKFLGRLGSSGTAAGQLRYPNGIAVGYNLRLNNTPTDVLFVVERDNHRVSLFSLPAKKFLGHFGATELKEPYGIALYWRGSQLQAWITETGTSPDRVYVYNLSANGESLTAQLDFFFNAAGVLESILIDPVHRRVLLCDESEASDVMVYDLKGNLQQRFGKGLFVMDPEGMVLYDLGGGNGYLIIADQNASPTEFEVFDRRTLAPLGNFTGETTGTDGTTLTQAALPDLPNGSFYAVHSDKAVHVYDWGNIAAAMQLATRVASPRTAVAERNVALPLRSKILVNYPNPFNPATTLLYHVETLAPVRLAVYDAQGREVASLVEATQVPGEYRVTWNGRDARGRPVASGAYFARLTVGNVVQQQAMLLQK